From Pirellulales bacterium, one genomic window encodes:
- a CDS encoding ABC transporter ATP-binding protein — translation MIEFQDVARTYGQKLAVAGLNLKIPRGQRFALLGPNGAGKTTTIKMLVGLLQPSTGIVRVCGHDVVRKSREASRFVGFVPDEVFLYEKLSGREFLEFVADLHGLNRRDAAARIAAHIDAFELAAFIDGRSETYSHGMKQRLALAAALVHEPAVLVLDEPMVGLDPRSMRLVKNLLQQRTAAGMSVFMSTHSLSLAEEIADLIGIVDGGRLKFFGTLAELRGQAAHGHTSLEELYLGLTTADADRQAALSAAPAATIAVAPTVATAGKNGCEAASGEGEAR, via the coding sequence ATGATCGAATTTCAAGATGTCGCGCGGACGTATGGCCAGAAATTGGCGGTCGCCGGCCTGAATTTGAAGATACCCAGGGGGCAACGCTTCGCGCTGCTCGGGCCGAACGGCGCCGGAAAGACGACGACGATCAAAATGTTGGTCGGCTTGTTGCAGCCGAGCACCGGAATCGTACGGGTTTGCGGGCACGACGTGGTGCGGAAATCGCGCGAGGCGAGCCGGTTCGTGGGTTTCGTGCCGGACGAAGTTTTTTTGTATGAAAAGCTATCGGGCCGCGAGTTTTTGGAGTTCGTCGCCGATTTGCATGGATTGAATCGCCGCGACGCCGCCGCCCGGATCGCCGCGCACATCGATGCTTTCGAATTGGCTGCATTTATCGATGGCCGCAGCGAGACCTATTCGCACGGGATGAAGCAGCGATTGGCTCTGGCCGCGGCGCTTGTGCACGAGCCGGCCGTGCTGGTGCTCGACGAACCGATGGTGGGGCTCGATCCGCGCAGCATGAGGTTGGTCAAGAATCTTTTGCAGCAGCGCACGGCCGCCGGCATGAGCGTGTTCATGTCGACGCATTCACTTTCCCTGGCAGAAGAAATCGCCGATTTGATCGGCATTGTCGATGGCGGCCGGCTCAAGTTTTTCGGAACGCTGGCCGAACTGCGCGGGCAGGCGGCGCACGGCCACACGTCGCTGGAAGAATTGTATCTCGGCCTGACGACGGCCGACGCTGATCGCCAGGCGGCTTTGAGCGCTGCTCCGGCTGCGACGATCGCGGTTGCGCCAACCGTGGCTACTGCCGGGAAAAATGGCTGCGAAGCGGCGAGCGGCGAAGGAGAGGCTCGATGA
- a CDS encoding methyltransferase regulatory domain-containing protein, with protein MASRDISNSYDQTPYPRHAYGFSHPDRLATLATLHGLEPPPLRTARILEVGCARGTNLVPMAYALPEAEFVGIDLSERQIAEAREFAAGVGLKNIRFEQRDLAALDDGIGRFDYIIAHGVYSWVPPAVGQALLELCGRRLTDNGLALVSYNAYPGCHLRQMVRAMGRFHTRAIDEPRQRVEQMHALMQLLVRFSPDDGSAYIRILRSEADRLARLSDELVLHDVLEEANYPVYFHEFVDRCRNCGLQYICEALPVDRRRSGIAADVLAKLAKQYDPIELEQQLDFLEGTSFRRSIICRSGQKRTRDALADASLADETTSSRDPLKRLLLATAAQPLSAAPELSGNRPEEFVARKDRVTASLRCDQPIEKMSLAVLGEVYPRTMPFDELLAAATGRLGRTPTPQDHRELRALVAGGFPIGAIDLHSWQPPAVNTVSRCPEASPVARYELAHGWAATTLWHDRFVVDDLLSRQLVINLDGRTDRGALIDRLTRASAEQQASPLRPASQSPSWLAAGLQDQVASRLDAALSDLARSAVLIA; from the coding sequence ATGGCTAGCCGCGATATTTCCAACAGCTACGATCAAACGCCTTATCCGCGCCACGCCTACGGATTCAGCCATCCGGATCGCCTTGCGACACTGGCCACGCTGCACGGGCTCGAGCCGCCGCCCCTGCGAACCGCGCGGATTCTCGAAGTCGGCTGCGCTCGTGGAACCAACCTTGTTCCGATGGCTTACGCGTTGCCCGAGGCGGAATTCGTCGGCATCGATCTTTCCGAACGGCAGATTGCCGAAGCACGGGAATTTGCGGCCGGTGTGGGATTGAAGAACATCCGGTTCGAACAGCGCGATCTTGCCGCGCTCGACGATGGCATTGGGCGGTTCGACTATATCATCGCCCACGGCGTGTATTCCTGGGTGCCTCCTGCCGTGGGGCAGGCTCTGCTCGAACTCTGCGGCCGGCGGCTGACCGACAACGGCCTGGCGCTGGTGAGCTACAACGCTTATCCAGGCTGCCATCTGCGGCAGATGGTTCGCGCGATGGGCCGATTCCACACCCGCGCGATCGACGAACCACGGCAGCGCGTCGAGCAAATGCATGCGCTGATGCAGCTTCTTGTGCGGTTTTCGCCCGACGATGGCAGCGCCTACATCCGCATCCTCCGGAGCGAAGCCGATCGACTGGCGCGATTGAGCGATGAGCTCGTGTTGCACGATGTACTGGAAGAGGCCAACTATCCGGTCTACTTTCATGAATTCGTCGACCGCTGCCGGAATTGCGGTTTGCAATACATCTGCGAAGCGTTACCGGTCGATCGACGTCGCTCCGGAATCGCCGCGGACGTGTTGGCGAAGCTTGCCAAGCAATACGATCCGATCGAACTCGAACAGCAGCTCGATTTTCTCGAGGGGACATCTTTTCGCCGCTCGATTATTTGCCGCAGCGGCCAAAAACGAACCCGCGATGCGTTGGCCGACGCCAGCCTTGCCGACGAAACCACGTCGAGTCGCGACCCGCTCAAGCGGTTGCTGCTTGCCACGGCCGCCCAGCCTTTGTCGGCCGCTCCCGAATTAAGCGGCAATCGTCCGGAAGAATTTGTCGCCCGAAAGGACCGCGTCACGGCCTCGCTGCGCTGTGACCAGCCAATCGAAAAAATGTCGCTTGCCGTGCTCGGCGAAGTCTATCCGCGGACCATGCCGTTCGACGAGTTGCTCGCTGCCGCAACGGGCCGCCTCGGCCGCACGCCAACGCCTCAAGACCATCGTGAATTACGGGCACTCGTCGCCGGCGGATTTCCGATCGGCGCCATCGATCTACACAGTTGGCAGCCGCCGGCGGTCAACACCGTGAGCCGATGCCCAGAGGCCAGTCCGGTCGCGCGCTACGAGCTTGCCCACGGTTGGGCCGCCACGACGCTTTGGCACGATCGCTTTGTGGTCGACGATTTATTATCCCGGCAGTTGGTCATCAATCTGGATGGGCGGACCGATCGCGGGGCCCTGATCGACCGCCTGACGCGAGCATCGGCGGAGCAGCAAGCGTCGCC
- a CDS encoding methyltransferase domain-containing protein: protein MKPSASNPELDVLGAAIDSAAPLATSYDEIPYPRLAFPYTHPSHLATIGRLLGLRPAPVDRCRVLELGCASGANLVPMAYAVPGSTWVGIDLSERQIAEGKQFADALGLTNVVLEQLDICEAESLAQRFGLFDYIISHGIYSWVPDAVKEAMLAACRRLLAPEGIAYLSYNCYPACQLREMIRHMCRYHGRRETDPRSFAAKNRALLHSLLEILPPSDDPYRTALREQASSLLAERDAIILHDDLERDNDPQLLHQFLSQAARHGLQYLGDAHFGQMFGIGIDTAGLDLIRQGGDVTDFQQYLDFLYGRALRTTLLCREEVSVRHHLVPEAVRDLWVASAALPVSSNDTALSRHQIEQIDLRDPAPLVFRADDCTTSLVSRVGRAAMLELSQSHPKPLPFESLVERVRIRLANAGLGDEQAIAEQLAPMAMEWFAMRLIELRAFDPPMAIEPSAKPIASAVARYQVANGWGAADAAPLVPSPVTPAAGAIPTALRGHAIGENGGSTASNDVSRAPARHQVTNLLHRRVHLSGELAGQVLSMLDGQHDSAAIVESLSAPMSRGDVEMRVQGRVVRDPAAIRTYLTERVAACIADFARNALLVREVGDG, encoded by the coding sequence TTGAAGCCATCTGCCTCGAATCCTGAGTTGGATGTTCTCGGCGCGGCCATCGATTCGGCTGCACCGCTGGCGACCAGCTACGACGAGATTCCGTACCCGCGACTGGCGTTTCCCTATACCCATCCGTCGCATCTAGCCACGATCGGCCGATTGCTCGGGTTGCGTCCGGCCCCGGTAGACCGTTGCCGAGTGCTGGAACTGGGCTGCGCCAGCGGGGCGAATTTGGTCCCCATGGCGTATGCTGTGCCCGGCAGCACATGGGTCGGCATCGATCTTTCCGAGCGGCAGATCGCCGAAGGGAAACAATTCGCCGATGCGCTTGGGCTAACCAATGTCGTGCTGGAGCAACTCGATATTTGCGAAGCCGAGTCGTTGGCGCAACGATTTGGGCTCTTCGACTACATCATTTCCCATGGCATTTATTCGTGGGTGCCCGACGCGGTGAAGGAGGCCATGTTGGCGGCTTGCCGGCGATTGCTCGCCCCCGAGGGGATCGCCTATCTCAGCTACAACTGCTATCCCGCTTGCCAACTGCGGGAGATGATTCGGCACATGTGCCGGTATCACGGGCGCCGGGAAACCGACCCGCGATCGTTCGCCGCCAAGAATCGCGCGTTGCTGCACTCGCTGCTCGAGATCCTGCCGCCGAGCGACGATCCGTATCGGACCGCGCTGCGCGAACAAGCGAGCAGCCTGCTTGCCGAGCGCGACGCGATCATCTTGCACGACGATCTCGAACGAGACAATGATCCGCAGCTTTTGCACCAGTTCCTCAGCCAAGCCGCTCGCCACGGACTGCAATATCTGGGTGATGCCCATTTCGGCCAGATGTTCGGGATCGGAATCGACACCGCCGGACTCGACCTGATTCGCCAAGGGGGCGATGTCACCGACTTCCAGCAATATCTCGATTTCCTCTATGGCCGAGCGCTGCGCACGACGCTCCTTTGCCGCGAAGAGGTTTCGGTTCGGCACCATTTGGTTCCCGAAGCGGTTCGCGATTTGTGGGTGGCTTCCGCCGCGCTGCCCGTTTCATCGAACGACACCGCGCTATCTCGCCATCAAATCGAGCAGATCGATCTTCGCGATCCGGCGCCGCTGGTGTTCCGGGCCGACGACTGCACGACATCCCTCGTGAGCCGTGTCGGGCGGGCGGCCATGCTCGAGCTTTCGCAATCGCATCCGAAACCATTGCCGTTCGAGTCGCTTGTCGAGCGTGTGCGGATTCGGCTGGCGAATGCGGGGCTGGGCGACGAGCAAGCGATCGCCGAGCAATTGGCCCCGATGGCGATGGAATGGTTCGCAATGCGGTTGATCGAATTGCGGGCCTTCGACCCGCCGATGGCAATCGAACCGAGCGCAAAGCCGATCGCCAGCGCCGTGGCCCGCTATCAAGTCGCAAATGGCTGGGGCGCGGCCGACGCCGCGCCATTGGTTCCCTCGCCAGTTACTCCCGCGGCGGGCGCCATCCCCACGGCTCTGCGTGGGCATGCTATCGGCGAAAACGGCGGTTCCACCGCGTCGAATGATGTTTCTCGCGCTCCGGCACGGCACCAAGTCACGAATCTGCTCCATCGCCGCGTGCATCTCAGTGGCGAGTTGGCAGGCCAGGTGCTATCGATGCTCGACGGGCAGCACGATTCGGCGGCAATCGTCGAATCGCTTTCTGCGCCGATGTCGCGCGGCGACGTTGAAATGCGAGTGCAAGGACGTGTGGTCCGCGATCCCGCAGCAATTCGAACTTATTTGACGGAACGCGTCGCGGCTTGCATTGCCGATTTTGCCCGCAACGCCCTTTTAGTTCGTGAGGTCGGCGATGGCTAG